A window of Kocuria sp. TGY1127_2 genomic DNA:
GACCGCACGAACGTCCTTGACGCCCGCGGTCACAGCGGAGAGTTCAACGAATTTGCGGGACGAACCTCTCGCGATCACGTGCGCGATCGTCGTTTTCCCCGTCCCTGGAGGCCCCCACAATATGACGGACGAGGGTCCCGCCGGGCCGGCGTCCTCCCCTGCCAGAACCCGCAAGGGTGACCCGGGCTTGAGGGCATGCTGTTGACCGACTATTTCATCCACCGAGCGCGGCCGCATCCGGACGGCCAGAGGGCTCTTGGGACCGGCAGAACGACCGCGTGCTGGCTCGTTCGGCGAAGAATCGTCGGGACTGTCGAATAGTGATTGCGTCACAGACTCAGCCTATCGGAGCGAGGTTGAGCCGGAATCAGAGAAGGTCCTCACTGTCCAAAATCACGGTAAATGGGCCGTCGTTGACGAGTTCTACCTTCATATCCGCTCCGAATCGGCCGGTCTCAACCCTCGCGCCCAATTCCCGAAGGGCCGAGACATACTGATTGAAAAGCGGTTCGGATACGGCCCCTGGGGCCGCCTTGGACCACGACGGACGCCGCCCCTTCCTGACATCACCGTAGAGAGTGAATTGGCTGACCGCGAGAACCGGAGCCGCCTCGTCGGCGCAAGATTTCTCACCGTCCAGAAGCCTGAGGTTCCAAGTCTTCTCCGCGAGCTTGGCGATTTCGGCGTCTCCGTCGTGGTGAGTGATTCCGACGAGGGCGAGGAGACCAGGCTCTTGGATTCCTCCCACGACCTCATCTGAAACCGTGACACTCGCGCGTTCGACTCTCTGCAGAATTATTCGCATGCGGCCAGTTTAGACAAGGGGCTGAAATTCTCTGGCGTCGATCTCACTGGCCCGGCGAAAGACGACTTCTTGCTCTCGTGTCAGTATCCAAACAGAGTCGGGATGGCGATGGACCCTGCTCCGAAAGCCAGGACGACCGCAGCCAAACACAGCAAGAGTAAGTCATATTCCGGCCCACCGGACGATGCCCAGTACGTGCTGTGCCATTTGAAAACATGCATGCTCGTCGTGATCATCATCAGCAAGATCACTCCGATTCCGGCCCACTGCGCCAGAACACCGGTCGTGAAGGATAGCGCCGCGGCGAGTTCGGCAACGGTGACGAACCACGCCGCCGGAACATTGAGACCATCATTTTTCGCAAAGCCGCGGACGTCCTTGGCCTTCACCCAGAACTCACGAAAAAACGCCACGGCGAGCACGGCACGTACCAGCAAAAGAACAACCGCTGCGATGAGCGGTGGAACAGTCATCATCCTCATTCATCCCTTCTGCAGCGAGGACCGCTCGTGAACGAACACCGGTACCTCACTTCCCTAGCCACATCGAAGATGCTGTGCTCGAGGACGCTAGAGAAGAACAACTCTAGCAAGCTCTGATAAGCCCCGGTAGGTATCCCCGCGAAGGCCCCTCTGCGATGAGCCCGCATCAGCGCCCCCTTTAAAAGGGCGTCAAGGCACGAACGCTCAGATCGCGGTGAGACGGCGGGCCGCTGCCAGGCCTTCGCTCGTCGCGCGTACGGCGTCCACGGCGCGCGCCTCTCGTGCCCCGCCGACCACTTCGAAGGGAACGCCCGTGGCCTCGAGCCGTGCTGAGAGCGGATCAGAGGATTCCTGGCCCGCGCAGACGACCACGGTGTTAGCGGGGATCCGTTCGGTCTTCCCCTCGCGGGAAATCTCGACGGCATCGTGCGTGATGCCCACGTAGTCGAGGTCATTGAGCATGGAGACCCCGGCATCACGGAGTACTCCGACGTTGACCCATCGGGTCGTCTTGCCTGTCCCCTGACCGAAGCGTCCAGAACGTCGCATGAGGGTCACCTGCTGGCCTGGTCTGGGAGCAGGCCGTGGGGTCCCCCGTCGCTCGGCGAGAGCGCTCGTGGGGGCAAGAACCGTCGGCTCGACGTCGAATCGCTGCGCGAAACCGACCCACCGCCAAGCGGGATACTCGGTCTCCACCAGGGAGGCAGCCACATCCACGCCGATACCGCCTCCGCCGATGATCGCCACAGGACCAGGGGCGACTCCGTCACGCAAGGCCTTCTCATAACCGATGACATGGGCCTGGTCGGCGCCGGGCAGATCGATACCGCGAGGCCTGACGCCGGTTGCGAGCACGACGCCGTCGAAACCGGCGAGCTCGCCCGCATCCGGGGCATGATCGAGCTCGAGACGAACGCCTGCCCGCTTGAGCCGCTCCTCGGCCGCCGCGACCATGACCCCGTAATCCTCCTTGCCGGGAACCCGGGCGGCAAGCTTGAACTGACCGCCCAGTGCGGGGGAACTCTCGAAGACAGTTACACGATGACCCCGGAGAACCAGGTCCTCGGCCGCGGCCAGCCCGGCCGGGCCACCGCCTACCACAGCCATGGAACGGGGCTCGGGCGAGGGCTCCAGCGGGAAGCTGGATTCCTGCCCCGCCCGCGGATTGACCAGGCAGGATACGGGGGTAAAAGACATCGAACGGTCAATGCAGGCCTGATTGCACCCAATGCAGCGGTTGACCAGGCTGGCGTTTCCGGCCAAGGAACGGGCCATCAGGTCCGCATCCGCGAGGAAAGGCCGGGCCATCGCCACGGCATCGACGCGACCACGGGCCAGAATCTCTTCGGCTTCGGTCAGATCCACGATGCGGTTGGAGGCGATGAAAGGCAGATCCGGATGAACGGCATGAACGACGTCGGCGACGCGCTCACCATACGCGACCCAAGCACCGTGAGGAATCGAGGACTGTACGGTCGGGACCCGGGACTCGTGCCACCCCACCCCCATGCTCAGCGCATCGGCTCCCTCATCCGCCAATGCCAGGGCGAAGGCATCGACCTCCTCGGGAACCGTGGAGCCCGGCATCAGGTCCTCAACGGAGAGCCGGACGATCACAGGTATGTCCGAGCCTACGGCCTCCCGCACGGCCCGCAAGACTGCAAGTGGAAAGCGCATTCGGGCCCCGGCATCTCCACCCCAGGCATCTTCTCGGACGTTGGTCAGCGGGGAGAGAAATTGATTGAGCAGGTACCCCTCGGAGGCCATGATTTCCACGGCATCGAAGCCAGCAGCTCGGGCCGCTGCGGCCGCTGCGGCAAAATCGTCAATCGTAGAGCGTATCCCGGCCTCGTCGAGCTCCGTGGGAACGATGCCGCGCGCCGCACCCCACGGGATCGGTGACGGCGCGACGGCCCAGTCGCCGACCGCGTAGCGACCGGCGTGGAAGAGCTGGGCGGCAATCAGCCCATTCTCGGCGTGTACGGCTTTGACGGCCTCCGCGAGGCTCGCGATCACGGCCGGATCGGTGAGCACTACGTAGTCCTCGCCACCGGATCCGGCGTGGTTGACTGCGAGTCCGCCCGTGACCATCAGACCTGCCCCGCCCCGGGCACGCTCTGCGTAGAACGCGCCCAGGGCGGTTGCATCGTGCTCGCGGCCCGTGTGCATGGAGCCCATTACAATGCGATGCGGAAGCCTCAGATTCCCGACGGCGAGGGGTGTTGCGATGCGAGGAAAAGGAGTGCTCACTCCTGCCCGAACACCGCCTCGCGCAAGGGTTCCTTGGTGTCGGCCCAGTAGGGCGGGGCGATCACGGACAGTCCACCGTCGACGTTAAGCACCTGGCCCGTGATGTATCCGGCCTGCTCCGAAAGCAAGAACAGCGCCGCTTGGGCCATGTCCTCAGCGGTGGCCGGGCGGCCCAGCGGCAACTTCTCCACCACGGAGTCGATGTCTGCCATGCCCGGGACCTTGTTGTAGAAGAAGTCCAGGGAGTCCGTGTCGATCAGGCCGCCGTTGACGGCGTTGACAGTGATATTGCGCGGACCGAACTCGACGGCCATGTAACGCATGTACTGCTCGCCCATGGCCTTGGCGGCTCCGAGGGCCGCGTACGTCGGGAAGGCTGAATGCGATCCGTAGCTGGACATGTAGACGATCTTTCCGCCGTCACGCATGCGTTCGGCGGCGCGCTGCGCCCCGAGCACGAAACTGCGGACGTTCATCGCGTAGCTTCGGTCCAGATGGTGAACTTTCAGGTCTTTGACCGGTTTGAATGCAGAGGCCGCGGCATTGGCTACGAACGCATCCACATGGTCATAAGCGGCATCCACTGCCGCGAAGAGCTCGTCGACGCCCTCGGGGGACTCGACGTCGGCCTGGACCGTGATCCCGCCACCGCCCGCTTCACGCACGGCCGCAAGAGACTCCTCAGCGAGTTCGGAATTGGCCTTGTAGTTGATGACCAGATGGGCACCCTGCGCACCTAGCCGCTGGGCCAACAACCTGCCGATTCCTCGGCTGGCCCCGGTAATGACGATGACGCGAGGAGATTCGCTCACCACTGTCCTCCTTCGGTAGAGACGGTTCCCGAGAGGACGCCTCGGGAGATTACCTGCTTCTGAATCTCGTTGGTTCCCTCTTCGAAACGCTGGGCACGGGCATCCCGGTAGACGCGTTCGATGGGGTTCTTCTTCCAGTATCCGCGGCCGCCATGAACCTGCAGGGCATTGTCGGTCACGAAAGTGAGCATATCCACGGCGGTGAGTTTCGCAGCGGAAGAGAGCTCGCCGGCGTCCGGAGCGCCAACCTCGTAGGCACGAGCCGCCTGCATCACCAGCGCTTTGGCCGCGGCAAGGCGCGCATAGTTCTCAGAGAGCATGAACTGAATCGCCTGGCGCTTGGCCAACGGCTTCCCGAAGGTCACACGCTCGTTCGCGTATTCGATGGCGAGTTCCTGGGCACGTTCGGCCAGCCCGACGCAACTCATGGCCACTCCGACCCGGCTGGGGGTCAGGAATCCGCCGAGGGCGATCTCGAGACCTTGCCCCTCCGCGCCGAGGCGATAGCGGGCCGGGAAACGTGTCTCCTCGAAGCGCAGGGTCGCGTGATCGGTTCCGCGCACACCCATCGTCTCGGAGTCGTCAATGACCTCCGCGCCGGGCAGATGATTGGGCATCGTGAAGCTCACGAGTCCGTCCTTGCCGGAGGTTCCCTCCAGGCGTGCGGTGATCAGCAGGTAATCGGCTTTCACCCCGAAGGTGATCAGATGCTTTTCACCATTCATCACGTATTCGTCGCCTTCGCGGCGAACCGTCGTGCCGATATCGGCTCCCGATCCGCGGTCATGCTCGGTCAGGGTGAAGGCCACGCGCTTGTCTGCCTTGACCGCGGGAATGAGGACCTCATCCCGCAGCTCCGGGGAGGCGTAAGGAGCCATCGCCCGCCACGTCCCGTTGTTCACGTGCACGAGCATTCGAATGGATGCGTGGGACTTGGAAATCGCTTCCAGAACCTGAAGGTAATCGGAGAAGGACATCCCGGCCCCACCGAGTTCCTGCGGGGCCGCGAGGGACAGCCATCCACGCTCGCGAAGTTCGGTCACCAGCTCATCCGGTACCGTGCCGGTGTCCTCGATGCGTTCGGCCCATTCCTCGCCGGGTCCGGCGACCCAAGCTCGCACCTCGTCCAGGAACTCGCCAAGGTTCAGGGTGTTGTTATCGACCATGCTGATATCAGCTCTCTTTCCGGCCATCGCGGCCGTCGGCGGCGAGGGCCGCTGCGGCCTCGCGCAAAACGTTCTTCTGAATCTTCCCCGAGGCGTTGCGCGGCATTTCGTCGATATGCTCGACGCGCTCGGGCCAGTAGTACTTCGACACGCCAGCACCGGAGAGGTACTCCTGAATGCCGGACAGGTCGAGGGTCCGGTCCTTCTGGGCGTCAACCAGGTAAGCGCAACCGCGTTCACCGAGCCGCGGATCCGGCATCGCCACTAGGGCGACGTCGGCCACCAAAGGGTGCCGGAAGAGCAGGTTCTCGATCTCGCTGACCGGAATCTTCTCCCCTCCGCGGTTGATGATGTCTTTGACACGGCCAGTGACCTTGAGATAACCGTTCTCGTCTATGACGGCGAGATCGCCCGTCCGGTAGAAGTCATCGTCCGTGAAGACCTCCGCGGTGAGGTCCGAACGCTCGAGATAGCCGCCGAACAGGGTCGGCGAGGCAAACTCGAAGTTTCCCTCGACGCCCGCGGGAACCTCGTGCCCCTCATCGTCGACGATGCGCAGGGTGATCCCCGGAAGAGCCCGTCCGTCGGTACCCCACATGCTCTCCGGGAC
This region includes:
- the dtd gene encoding D-aminoacyl-tRNA deacylase, whose product is MRIILQRVERASVTVSDEVVGGIQEPGLLALVGITHHDGDAEIAKLAEKTWNLRLLDGEKSCADEAAPVLAVSQFTLYGDVRKGRRPSWSKAAPGAVSEPLFNQYVSALRELGARVETGRFGADMKVELVNDGPFTVILDSEDLL
- a CDS encoding DoxX family membrane protein, which codes for MMTVPPLIAAVVLLLVRAVLAVAFFREFWVKAKDVRGFAKNDGLNVPAAWFVTVAELAAALSFTTGVLAQWAGIGVILLMMITTSMHVFKWHSTYWASSGGPEYDLLLLCLAAVVLAFGAGSIAIPTLFGY
- a CDS encoding FAD-dependent oxidoreductase → MSTPFPRIATPLAVGNLRLPHRIVMGSMHTGREHDATALGAFYAERARGGAGLMVTGGLAVNHAGSGGEDYVVLTDPAVIASLAEAVKAVHAENGLIAAQLFHAGRYAVGDWAVAPSPIPWGAARGIVPTELDEAGIRSTIDDFAAAAAAARAAGFDAVEIMASEGYLLNQFLSPLTNVREDAWGGDAGARMRFPLAVLRAVREAVGSDIPVIVRLSVEDLMPGSTVPEEVDAFALALADEGADALSMGVGWHESRVPTVQSSIPHGAWVAYGERVADVVHAVHPDLPFIASNRIVDLTEAEEILARGRVDAVAMARPFLADADLMARSLAGNASLVNRCIGCNQACIDRSMSFTPVSCLVNPRAGQESSFPLEPSPEPRSMAVVGGGPAGLAAAEDLVLRGHRVTVFESSPALGGQFKLAARVPGKEDYGVMVAAAEERLKRAGVRLELDHAPDAGELAGFDGVVLATGVRPRGIDLPGADQAHVIGYEKALRDGVAPGPVAIIGGGGIGVDVAASLVETEYPAWRWVGFAQRFDVEPTVLAPTSALAERRGTPRPAPRPGQQVTLMRRSGRFGQGTGKTTRWVNVGVLRDAGVSMLNDLDYVGITHDAVEISREGKTERIPANTVVVCAGQESSDPLSARLEATGVPFEVVGGAREARAVDAVRATSEGLAAARRLTAI
- a CDS encoding SDR family oxidoreductase, whose protein sequence is MSESPRVIVITGASRGIGRLLAQRLGAQGAHLVINYKANSELAEESLAAVREAGGGGITVQADVESPEGVDELFAAVDAAYDHVDAFVANAAASAFKPVKDLKVHHLDRSYAMNVRSFVLGAQRAAERMRDGGKIVYMSSYGSHSAFPTYAALGAAKAMGEQYMRYMAVEFGPRNITVNAVNGGLIDTDSLDFFYNKVPGMADIDSVVEKLPLGRPATAEDMAQAALFLLSEQAGYITGQVLNVDGGLSVIAPPYWADTKEPLREAVFGQE
- a CDS encoding acyl-CoA dehydrogenase family protein; this translates as MVDNNTLNLGEFLDEVRAWVAGPGEEWAERIEDTGTVPDELVTELRERGWLSLAAPQELGGAGMSFSDYLQVLEAISKSHASIRMLVHVNNGTWRAMAPYASPELRDEVLIPAVKADKRVAFTLTEHDRGSGADIGTTVRREGDEYVMNGEKHLITFGVKADYLLITARLEGTSGKDGLVSFTMPNHLPGAEVIDDSETMGVRGTDHATLRFEETRFPARYRLGAEGQGLEIALGGFLTPSRVGVAMSCVGLAERAQELAIEYANERVTFGKPLAKRQAIQFMLSENYARLAAAKALVMQAARAYEVGAPDAGELSSAAKLTAVDMLTFVTDNALQVHGGRGYWKKNPIERVYRDARAQRFEEGTNEIQKQVISRGVLSGTVSTEGGQW